A section of the Centropristis striata isolate RG_2023a ecotype Rhode Island chromosome 7, C.striata_1.0, whole genome shotgun sequence genome encodes:
- the LOC131975504 gene encoding prostate stem cell antigen-like has protein sequence MQLYGALILFMTLSAACGLRCYTCTATDPKSCTDTKSCSVLFNRCFSLRIDGYNIVTKGCQNSLACVDPIACCEGNLCNSAIPTGPSAILLLVSSAIFTLFL, from the exons ATGCAGCTTTATGGAGCTCTCATCTTGTTTATGACTCTGTCTGCAG CATGTGGATTACGATGCTACACATGCACAGCCACCGACCCTAAATCCTGCACAGACACCAAATCTTGTTCTGTTCTCTTCAACCGTTGTTTCTCTCTTAGAATAGACG GTTATAACATCGTTACCAAGGGCTGCCAAAACAGCTTAGCATGTGTAGATCCCATTGCTTGTTGTGAAGGGAACCTATGTAACAGTGCCATACCAACTGGTCCCAGTGCCATCCTCCTGCTGGTATCCTCAGCCATCTTCACACTCTTCCTCTAA